A stretch of the Methylacidiphilum caldifontis genome encodes the following:
- a CDS encoding GreA/GreB family elongation factor — MTTEAFAIISNKENLEWEQNINSNNLTEGTYCLHKSWGLGKIRQIDENGGWLIVDFKGKPAHQMALDFAISSLLLLSADHLLVLKEEKLSYVQKLSLENPLELIKIFVFSFRDKATLERLQHVLCPDVIQAEQWKKWWENTKRILKKSTYIHIPSRKSEPFVILEKAQDHFASFMHTLGSNLSPRKKLESLNKILKEIEKWDDQSLALKAVSSIDELLNKPNIEPFPLLDFALLKVEIIQKAKIQSTQNTDLDLYTYIPERYESLLTSLLGLSSVNQEKVLQLIWERKNQPIDLFLSLLSEADGRLADNIVKILVEAGLTDLVLEQFNRLIRERTLSVELLYWLCKNKDQLFQPLFNIHLFYCILYVLERELGSVGKKAEKLYDLLTTGTELIYCLLSNASLDDIKDVTRTILLSPVFKELDKRSLLGAIVKITPEVQELISNNRGTEAESLLIVSWESLEQKKKELDELVRKKIPENSKDIAHARSYGDLRENHEYKAAKEMQVVLMRRKAELESMISRARATDFSNVDTSSVNIGTVVQFRDLKTNSTNSVAILGAWDSNPSKGIISYLAALSQSLLGHKPGDIVQVSLDDGTQREIRIEKISRWNPKS; from the coding sequence ATGACAACAGAAGCATTTGCTATTATTTCTAATAAAGAAAATCTTGAATGGGAACAAAATATTAATTCAAATAATCTTACTGAAGGTACTTATTGCTTGCACAAGAGTTGGGGGTTAGGAAAGATCCGCCAGATAGATGAAAATGGGGGATGGCTTATTGTTGACTTTAAAGGGAAACCCGCTCACCAGATGGCTCTTGATTTTGCCATAAGTTCTTTGCTTCTTCTCTCTGCTGATCATCTTCTTGTTTTGAAGGAAGAAAAGCTTTCTTATGTTCAAAAGCTCTCGCTAGAAAATCCTCTTGAGCTGATAAAAATATTTGTATTTTCTTTTCGAGATAAAGCGACTTTAGAAAGATTACAACACGTATTATGTCCCGATGTCATTCAGGCCGAGCAGTGGAAAAAATGGTGGGAAAATACAAAAAGGATTTTAAAGAAATCCACTTACATTCATATTCCTTCCAGGAAGTCAGAGCCTTTTGTAATTTTAGAAAAAGCCCAGGATCATTTTGCTTCCTTCATGCATACTTTAGGCTCTAATCTCTCACCACGGAAAAAGCTAGAGTCTTTAAACAAGATTCTTAAAGAAATAGAGAAATGGGATGACCAATCCCTGGCTTTGAAAGCGGTTAGCAGCATAGATGAGCTATTGAATAAGCCAAATATTGAGCCTTTTCCCCTTTTGGATTTTGCTCTTTTAAAAGTTGAGATTATTCAGAAAGCAAAGATTCAATCCACCCAGAACACGGATTTAGATCTTTATACTTATATCCCCGAGCGGTATGAAAGCTTGTTGACCTCACTGCTGGGGCTATCCTCGGTAAACCAAGAAAAAGTTTTGCAGCTAATTTGGGAAAGAAAAAACCAACCTATCGATCTCTTTTTAAGCCTATTGAGTGAGGCGGATGGAAGGCTTGCGGACAATATCGTCAAGATTTTGGTAGAGGCTGGCTTAACGGATCTTGTTCTAGAACAATTCAATCGACTCATCAGAGAAAGAACTTTATCTGTGGAATTATTATATTGGTTATGTAAAAACAAGGATCAACTTTTCCAGCCTCTTTTTAATATCCATCTGTTTTATTGTATCCTTTATGTTTTAGAAAGAGAGCTCGGATCGGTGGGTAAAAAGGCAGAAAAATTATACGATCTTTTGACTACAGGGACAGAACTCATTTACTGCTTGCTTTCCAATGCCTCGCTCGATGACATCAAAGATGTCACCCGAACCATACTTCTTAGCCCAGTTTTCAAGGAACTAGATAAAAGATCATTGCTAGGAGCCATTGTTAAGATTACTCCAGAAGTACAGGAACTTATCAGCAATAATCGGGGGACTGAAGCCGAAAGCTTGCTTATCGTTTCGTGGGAAAGTTTAGAGCAAAAGAAAAAAGAACTAGATGAGTTAGTACGGAAAAAAATTCCCGAAAATAGCAAGGATATTGCTCATGCCCGATCCTATGGAGATCTGAGGGAAAATCATGAATATAAAGCTGCAAAAGAGATGCAGGTAGTTTTAATGAGAAGAAAGGCTGAGCTAGAATCCATGATCAGCAGAGCTCGGGCTACTGATTTTTCCAATGTGGATACTTCATCGGTAAACATTGGAACGGTTGTTCAGTTTAGGGATTTAAAAACAAATAGCACAAATTCTGTAGCGATCCTTGGAGCCTGGGATAGTAATCCGTCTAAGGGGATAATTTCTTACCTTGCCGCTTTAAGCCAGTCCCTATTAGGCCATAAGCCCGGTGATATCGTTCAGGTATCCCTTGACGATGGGACACAACGGGAAATTAGGATAGAAAAGATTAGCCGGTGGAACCCCAAATCTTAA
- a CDS encoding FmdB family zinc ribbon protein, with protein sequence MPTYQYECVQCAHRFEIFQPITKQPLEHCVEECCPMKPWGKGKVKRIISGGMGLLFKGSGFYITDYRSPSYLKAAKAEKEVSSKASSSTGSSSVNPTPKP encoded by the coding sequence ATGCCTACTTATCAATATGAATGCGTTCAATGTGCTCATCGGTTTGAAATCTTTCAACCCATCACAAAACAGCCTTTAGAACATTGTGTAGAAGAATGCTGTCCCATGAAACCTTGGGGCAAAGGAAAAGTAAAGCGGATAATTTCAGGAGGCATGGGTCTTCTCTTTAAAGGATCGGGTTTCTATATTACTGATTATCGCAGTCCAAGCTATCTTAAAGCCGCTAAAGCTGAAAAGGAGGTGTCCTCCAAGGCTTCTTCTTCAACAGGAAGTTCTTCAGTCAACCCGACACCGAAGCCTTAA
- a CDS encoding NIL domain-containing protein, with amino-acid sequence MIKQRYWLSLDGNLCKRPLIWELSRNFDLVFNIRNASITGEIGIIGIELEGSAEVIKEAVNWLESQGVHVEPVEISTIEG; translated from the coding sequence ATGATTAAACAACGCTACTGGTTAAGTTTGGATGGCAACCTCTGTAAGAGGCCATTAATTTGGGAATTAAGCCGAAATTTTGATCTTGTTTTTAACATTAGAAACGCGAGTATAACAGGAGAGATCGGGATCATAGGTATCGAGCTTGAAGGCAGCGCAGAGGTGATTAAGGAGGCTGTGAACTGGCTTGAATCACAGGGGGTGCATGTTGAACCTGTCGAAATCAGTACAATTGAAGGTTAA
- a CDS encoding MoaD/ThiS family protein, with protein MNTTINEIAVRIPTPLRGLTQNQEVVHVSATTIRELLSNLEAQFPGILNRICDEKGEIRRFVNIYLNGEDIRFLNGQDTLLHRSDEVSIVPAIAGG; from the coding sequence ATGAATACCACTATAAACGAAATTGCGGTACGTATCCCAACTCCACTTCGTGGGTTAACTCAAAACCAAGAGGTTGTTCATGTTTCTGCAACTACGATTCGAGAACTTCTGTCTAACCTTGAAGCTCAATTTCCAGGAATATTAAACCGCATTTGTGATGAAAAGGGAGAGATCAGGCGTTTTGTAAATATTTACCTTAATGGAGAGGATATACGATTTTTAAATGGACAGGATACCCTGCTTCATCGAAGTGATGAAGTCAGCATTGTCCCCGCCATTGCCGGGGGATAA
- the thrC gene encoding threonine synthase, with protein sequence MKEFFDCLKCKECGRTYPKEAFHVCEFDFGPLEATYNYHKIKKYISRHLIESGPHSMWRYEPFLPLEGSPTVGLHTGMTPLIHAQRLAKALGVKDLYLKNDTVNIPSLSFKDRVVSVALSRAKELDFHVVSCASTGNLANSLAAHAASSGLKSYVLIPADLELAKVIGSLVYNTKVIGIRGPYDKVNRLCSEIAGKYRWAFVNVNFRPYYAEGSKTMGFEILEQLGWKIPDHTVICMASGSLLTKIDKAYREAIICGLVEEKPYAIHGAQALGCNPITAAFKKGTDLIRPVAHPNTIAKSLAIGTPADGYYAIQTIRRTGGFSEDVDDHEIIEGIKILAETEGVFAETAGGVTVGCAKKLIEKGHIPSTSQVVLCITGNGLKTADVLKDHLQPIEVIDPTIQDFDKIIDFEN encoded by the coding sequence GTGAAAGAATTTTTTGATTGCCTTAAGTGCAAGGAATGCGGAAGAACTTATCCCAAAGAAGCGTTTCATGTCTGCGAGTTTGATTTTGGTCCTCTTGAAGCAACCTATAATTACCACAAGATCAAAAAATACATTTCCCGCCACCTCATCGAATCGGGACCTCATTCGATGTGGAGATACGAACCTTTCCTTCCCCTGGAAGGAAGTCCAACGGTGGGATTACACACAGGCATGACCCCCTTGATCCACGCTCAAAGGCTTGCAAAAGCTTTGGGCGTCAAAGATCTCTATCTTAAGAATGACACCGTCAATATCCCATCCCTCTCTTTTAAAGACAGGGTTGTCTCTGTTGCCCTTTCTCGGGCTAAAGAACTGGATTTCCATGTTGTATCCTGTGCATCAACAGGAAATCTTGCCAACAGCTTGGCCGCACATGCAGCAAGCAGCGGATTGAAAAGTTATGTACTTATCCCCGCAGACCTTGAACTAGCAAAAGTCATCGGTAGTCTTGTATATAATACAAAAGTCATCGGTATCAGAGGGCCTTATGACAAAGTGAATCGACTTTGTTCAGAAATAGCTGGAAAATACAGGTGGGCTTTTGTAAATGTTAACTTTAGGCCTTACTATGCTGAAGGATCCAAAACCATGGGATTTGAAATCCTTGAGCAGTTGGGCTGGAAAATCCCCGATCATACCGTAATTTGCATGGCAAGTGGTTCTTTGCTGACAAAGATTGATAAAGCTTACAGAGAGGCGATTATCTGTGGACTGGTTGAAGAAAAACCCTACGCCATTCACGGCGCACAAGCATTAGGGTGTAATCCAATCACCGCAGCTTTCAAAAAGGGAACGGATTTAATTAGGCCCGTCGCTCATCCCAATACCATAGCAAAATCTCTGGCAATTGGTACCCCTGCCGATGGCTACTATGCTATACAAACGATTCGTAGAACAGGAGGATTTTCTGAAGATGTCGATGATCATGAAATTATTGAAGGCATAAAAATATTAGCTGAGACCGAAGGGGTTTTTGCGGAAACCGCAGGGGGAGTAACCGTTGGTTGTGCAAAAAAGCTAATCGAAAAAGGGCATATTCCCTCAACGAGTCAAGTCGTCTTATGTATAACGGGCAATGGACTAAAAACAGCCGATGTGCTTAAAGATCATCTGCAACCCATAGAGGTTATCGACCCAACCATTCAGGATTTCGATAAAATTATTGACTTTGAAAATTAA
- a CDS encoding nucleoside deaminase produces the protein MNKKNSKSDPFWYIAFEEAKRGFEEGGIPIGACLVYQNKVLGRGRNRRVQLGSVVRHGELDCLENAGRYPAKVYHQATLYTTLSPCWMCSGAILLYGIKRVVIGENRNFKGPEEILSQNGIELIHLDDQECTRLLSSFIEANPQLWNEDIGKT, from the coding sequence ATGAATAAGAAAAACTCTAAATCCGATCCATTTTGGTATATCGCTTTTGAAGAAGCAAAAAGAGGCTTTGAAGAGGGAGGAATACCCATTGGGGCCTGCCTAGTTTATCAGAATAAGGTTTTGGGCAGAGGAAGAAACCGTAGGGTACAGCTTGGCAGTGTTGTAAGACATGGAGAGTTGGATTGCTTGGAAAACGCAGGAAGATATCCTGCTAAAGTTTATCACCAGGCGACTCTTTATACCACCCTTTCTCCTTGCTGGATGTGTTCTGGAGCTATTCTTCTATATGGAATAAAAAGGGTAGTTATTGGAGAAAATCGAAATTTTAAGGGGCCAGAAGAAATTCTCAGCCAAAATGGCATAGAGCTAATTCATCTGGATGATCAGGAATGCACAAGATTACTCTCTTCATTTATAGAAGCCAACCCCCAATTGTGGAATGAAGATATTGGAAAAACATAA
- a CDS encoding uracil-DNA glycosylase: protein MDTADKKLSILNEKVISCRLCPRLVAWREEILKNKPKRFSTESYWSKPVPGFGDPLAELLIVGLAPAAHGGNRTGRIFTGDRSGDFLFDALYRFGYSSSPKSVSRDDRLQLKNVYITASVRCVPPKNKPTPEEIVNCRQYLIEELSILKNLKVILTLGRIAFDNVLTTVKKVAETEGKHFAWKKLSFIHGIEHSLPDGKILIGSFHPSQQNTFTGKLTKSMFDSVFSRISSLLKSL from the coding sequence ATGGACACGGCGGACAAGAAGCTATCTATCCTGAATGAAAAAGTCATTTCCTGTCGGCTATGTCCTAGGCTTGTAGCCTGGAGGGAAGAGATTTTAAAGAACAAACCGAAGAGATTTTCCACTGAGTCCTATTGGTCCAAGCCAGTTCCAGGATTTGGAGATCCCTTAGCAGAGCTCCTGATCGTGGGCTTGGCTCCTGCTGCTCATGGTGGAAATCGCACAGGACGCATTTTTACAGGTGATAGAAGTGGAGATTTTCTCTTTGATGCCCTTTATCGTTTCGGCTATTCGTCTAGCCCAAAATCGGTAAGCAGAGATGATAGGCTACAATTAAAAAATGTTTATATTACGGCCTCCGTGCGCTGTGTTCCCCCAAAAAATAAACCCACACCTGAAGAAATTGTTAATTGCAGGCAGTACTTAATTGAAGAGTTATCGATTTTAAAGAACTTAAAAGTGATTTTGACCTTGGGACGTATCGCTTTTGACAATGTTTTAACGACAGTCAAAAAGGTAGCTGAGACCGAAGGTAAGCATTTTGCTTGGAAAAAACTCTCTTTTATACACGGAATCGAACATAGTCTTCCTGATGGAAAAATCCTCATCGGTTCTTTTCATCCAAGCCAACAAAATACTTTTACAGGAAAACTTACCAAAAGTATGTTCGACTCCGTGTTTTCTCGGATTAGCAGCCTGTTGAAAAGCCTTTAA
- a CDS encoding glutaredoxin family protein, translating into MSNLHIVAYLKPSCGWSNGVRAILKKYNLPYEDKDIINFPEYREEMIMKSGQPFSPCVEVNGEMLADISGQELEQWLIAKNYVKKIDKPVDVPIDQACSGEHNHGYPVKVNFEL; encoded by the coding sequence ATGAGTAATCTACATATTGTTGCCTATTTAAAACCCTCTTGCGGTTGGAGTAATGGGGTAAGAGCAATCTTAAAAAAATACAATCTTCCTTATGAAGATAAAGACATAATCAACTTTCCTGAATACAGGGAAGAAATGATTATGAAAAGTGGCCAGCCTTTTTCTCCTTGCGTGGAAGTAAATGGAGAGATGCTGGCTGATATTAGCGGCCAAGAACTGGAACAATGGCTTATCGCTAAAAATTATGTTAAGAAAATTGACAAGCCTGTGGATGTTCCCATTGATCAAGCTTGCTCAGGCGAACATAACCATGGCTATCCAGTAAAAGTTAACTTTGAACTTTAA